In Mytilus edulis chromosome 13, xbMytEdul2.2, whole genome shotgun sequence, a single window of DNA contains:
- the LOC139502218 gene encoding phospholipid scramblase 1-like, whose translation MQMSEVILNQPGQAKKGFPDSGVAPPPGCPPGLEYLAQMEEIYVNQKVDLLEMITDSAIEIPNRYSIENSSGQRAYFAQEESECCNRMCCGPDRGFIMHITTNDGREVIIRCERKFKWCAGCCWCADSETCGWEMTVEAPIGTVVGYIRQHSSKWQTHLTLYDANRQKLYDIWSKCCPIFCVCCIEDINFHVFDARSQNKLESRIYKKWSGWARECCTRADLLVCEVPGMDVKEKALFLCTTFMLDVMVFETMDSGGAGAGS comes from the exons ATGCAGATGTCAGAGGTTATTCTCAACCAGCCGG GACAAGCTAAAAAAGGATTTCCAGACAGTGGTGTAGCCCCTCCCCCAGGATGTCCCCCTGGACTGGAATATTTGGCTCAGATGGAGGAGATATATGTCAATCAGAAAGTCGATCTTTTAGAAA TGATAACGGATTCAGCAATAGAAATTCCAAACCGGTATAGCATAGAAAACAGCAGTGGGCAGAGAGCATATTTTGCACAAGAAG aatcagAGTGTTGTAATCGAATGTGTTGTGGTCCAGATCGAGGCTTTATTATGCATATAACAACGAATGACGGCAgg GAAGTTATAATTCGTTGTGAAAGAAAATTTAAATGGTGTGCAGGGTGTTGCTGGTGTGCAGATAGTGAGACATGTGGATGGGAAATGACAGTTGAGGCTCCAATAGGGACTGTTGTAGGGTATATAAGACAACA CTCATCTAAATGGCAGACTCATCTCACACTATACGATGCCAACCGTCAGAAGCTGTATGATATATGGAGTAAATGTTGCCCAATTTTCTGTGTTTGTTGTATTGAAGACATTAATTTCCAT GTGTTTGATGCCAGGTCTCAAAACAAGTTAGAGTCACGTATTTACAAAAAGTGGTCTGGATGGGCAAGGGAATGTTGTACACGAGCGGATCTGTTAGTCTGTGAAG TACCTGGTATGGATGTAAAGGAGAAGGCACTATTTCTATGTACAACATTTATGTTG GATGTGATGGTTTTTGAGACTATGGATTCTGGTGGCGCTGGCGCAGGCTCTTAG
- the LOC139502219 gene encoding uncharacterized protein, translated as MEVVAAHQRGNRMGYMNPFIVNGRDVDPMTFRMKWQQYFPPRQDWVMCRRHRTPEADAARNIIKVVISNRIHSYKEKYRSQFEKSEFYATEKIRTAEQNVPFESRSNNFLPEILTPKNKKIRSRSKKSANKGKVTTKGHTRSLSRQKSEVKYRTISSDVLENDGNKHKRKKKIKKSATKKGKRSSKKHIYKKDKCELPDIKDICRNRPKENLHSRESKKLNFSKLPRLPIPDTWKRQGETRHVEKVTRLPLPTTWKWYDNPNQFKKRQPSTPGLSLASRQSSDLGSFSSNQSCVNTLRFEPRSSSIL; from the exons ATGGAAGTTGTAGCG gCACACCAACGTGGTAACCGAATGGGATACATGAATCCTTTTATTGTAAATGGCAGAGACGTTGACCCCATGACCTTCAGAATGAAATGGCAGCAG TATTTCCCACCACGCCAAGACTGGGTAATGTGTCGCCGTCACCGTACTCCAGAAGCAGATGCAGCCAGAAATATCATTAAGGTAGTGATATCCAATCGGATACATAGCTACAAAGAAAAATACCGCTCACAATTTGAAAAATCAGAGTTCTATGCAACAGAGAAAATTAGAACAGCGGAACAAAATGTTCCATTCGAATCGAGATCAAATAATTTTCTCCCAGAAATTTTGACCCCCAAAAATAAGAAAATCAGATCTAGGTCAAAGAAGTCTGCCAACAAGGGAAAAGTGACAACGAAAGGTCATACAAGGTCACTCTCAAGACAAAAGTCTGAAGTTAAATATAGGACAATCTCCTCGGACGTTTTAGAAAACGATGGAAATAaacataaaagaaagaaaaagataaagaaatcaGCAACAAAGAAAGGCAAACGATCATCaaagaaacatatatataagaaAGACAAATGTGAACTTCCCGATATAAAAGACATTTGTCGGAATAGACCTAAAGAAAATTTACACAGTCGTGAATCAAAAAAACTTAACTTCTCTAAGCTACCACGCCTACCGATTCCAGACACTTGGAAACGGCAAGGCGAAACACGTCACGTGGAGAAAGTGACACGTCTTCCTCTTCCTACGACGTGGAAGTGGTACGATAATCCAAATCAGTTCAAGAAACGACAGCCTTCGACACCTGGACTATCATTGGCTAGCAGGCAGTCATCTGACTTGGGAAGTTTCTCATCCAACCAATCATGTGTTAACACTTTAAGATTCGAACCACGATCATCTTCAATATTATAA